A genome region from Chryseobacterium sp. G0186 includes the following:
- a CDS encoding WG repeat-containing protein — MKNILNVLFVLISISIFSQTKSVKKIGVKNTTKASVKKGNVVSKPNPDLVVVNKDLPLLIPKKKGDKFGYINQNGKFIIQPEYHIAVFFYEDCNLLNSPNTKVRKYGTKDYATVEKEMISYRVDQSGKRVYQFKDADLGKCKFEEYKQQLFQAYILNGFYGIIEKAKFVNAADYRQYQIYPQYQYLYIMEGDDVADPMIVASNNDKFGVIDVNNKIVIPFEYSNIKRNFSWKLGKMFEVTKDGKNYYYIDANNKAY, encoded by the coding sequence ATGAAAAATATCCTGAATGTTTTGTTCGTTTTAATTTCGATTTCCATTTTTTCGCAGACTAAATCTGTAAAAAAAATAGGAGTCAAAAATACGACGAAGGCCTCTGTTAAAAAAGGAAATGTGGTGTCCAAGCCCAATCCTGATTTGGTGGTTGTCAATAAAGATCTTCCGCTTCTTATTCCAAAAAAGAAAGGGGACAAGTTTGGCTATATCAATCAAAATGGGAAATTTATTATTCAGCCTGAATACCATATTGCTGTATTTTTTTATGAAGATTGTAATCTTTTGAATTCTCCCAATACCAAAGTGAGAAAGTATGGAACAAAGGATTATGCAACCGTAGAAAAGGAAATGATTTCCTATCGTGTTGATCAATCCGGGAAAAGAGTTTACCAGTTTAAGGATGCAGATCTTGGAAAATGTAAGTTTGAAGAATATAAACAGCAACTGTTTCAGGCTTATATCCTCAATGGGTTCTATGGCATTATAGAAAAAGCGAAATTTGTAAATGCGGCAGATTACCGGCAATATCAGATTTATCCACAATACCAATATCTTTATATTATGGAGGGTGACGATGTTGCTGATCCAATGATTGTAGCCTCCAATAATGATAAATTTGGAGTAATTGACGTGAATAACAAGATTGTTATTCCATTTGAATATTCCAACATCAAAAGAAATTTCAGCTGGAAACTTGGGAAGATGTTTGAAGTAACCAAAGACGGGAAAAATTACTACTATATTGACGCGAATAACAAAGCATACTAA
- a CDS encoding aconitate hydratase, with translation MTFDIDMIKKVYERYPERIAAARQIVGKPLTLSEKILYTHLWEGNATQAHERGNSYVDFAPDRVAMQDATAQMALLQFMQAGKAKVAVPSTAHADHLIQAKVGADKDLQEGINKNSEVFNFLSSVCDKYGIGFWKPGAGIIHQVVLENYAFPGGMMIGTDSHTVNAGGLGMVAIGVGGADAVDVMAGMAWELKMPKLIGVKLTGKMNGWTSAKDVILKVAGILTVKGGTGCIVEYFGEGAESLSATGKGTICNMGAEIGATTSTFGYDDSMRRYLAATGRQDVVDAADKIAEHLTGDAEVYANPEQYFDQLIEINLSELTPHLNGPFTPDLATPVAEFRAKAEANGWPLEVEWALIGSCTNSSYEDLSRAASIVEDAVAKGVKPKAILGINPGSEQVKFTAERDGFLDSFRKFENARIFTNACGPCIGQWDREGAEKGEKNSIIHSFNRNFAKRADGNPNTHAFVASPEMVAAVAISGRLDFNPITDTLTNEAGEQIKLDEPKGFELPSKGFAVDDNGYQAPSADGASVVVNVSPTSDRLQLLEEFPAWDGKNIEGAKVLIKAFGKCTTDHISMAGPWLKYRGHLDNISNNMLIGAVNAYNMETNHVKNELTGEYGEVPAVQRAYKAAGVPTIVVGDQNYGEGSSREHAAMEPRHLGVKAVLVKSFARIHETNLKKQGMLGITFANEADYDKILEDDTVNFLDLDQFAPGKQLTLEFVHADGTKDIIIANHTYNDQQIEWFKAGSALNLIKQQEK, from the coding sequence ATGACTTTTGATATTGATATGATCAAAAAAGTGTACGAGCGTTACCCTGAAAGAATTGCTGCGGCAAGACAAATCGTGGGCAAACCTCTTACCCTTTCAGAAAAAATCCTTTACACCCACCTTTGGGAAGGAAATGCAACACAAGCCCATGAAAGAGGAAATTCTTATGTAGATTTCGCTCCAGACAGAGTAGCAATGCAGGATGCAACCGCACAAATGGCACTTTTGCAATTCATGCAGGCAGGAAAAGCTAAAGTAGCTGTTCCGTCAACTGCTCATGCTGATCACCTGATCCAGGCGAAAGTAGGTGCTGATAAAGATTTACAGGAAGGTATCAACAAAAACTCTGAAGTATTCAATTTCCTAAGTTCTGTATGTGATAAGTACGGGATTGGATTCTGGAAACCGGGAGCAGGTATCATTCACCAGGTTGTATTAGAGAATTATGCTTTCCCGGGAGGTATGATGATTGGTACAGACTCTCACACGGTAAATGCCGGTGGACTAGGAATGGTGGCTATTGGTGTAGGAGGTGCAGATGCAGTAGATGTAATGGCAGGAATGGCCTGGGAGCTTAAAATGCCTAAACTTATCGGAGTAAAATTAACCGGCAAAATGAACGGATGGACCTCTGCTAAAGATGTTATCTTAAAAGTGGCAGGAATTCTTACGGTAAAAGGAGGTACAGGATGTATCGTAGAATACTTCGGTGAAGGGGCAGAATCTCTTTCTGCAACAGGTAAAGGTACCATCTGTAATATGGGTGCCGAAATCGGGGCTACCACTTCTACTTTCGGATATGATGATTCAATGAGAAGATATTTGGCTGCTACAGGAAGACAGGATGTGGTAGATGCAGCTGATAAAATTGCAGAACACTTAACAGGTGATGCTGAAGTATATGCTAACCCTGAACAATATTTCGATCAACTCATCGAAATCAATCTTTCTGAGCTGACTCCTCACTTAAACGGACCTTTCACTCCAGACTTAGCGACTCCTGTTGCTGAATTCAGAGCTAAAGCAGAAGCCAACGGATGGCCGCTAGAAGTTGAATGGGCTCTTATCGGTTCTTGTACCAACTCTTCTTATGAAGATTTATCAAGAGCGGCTTCTATTGTAGAAGATGCGGTAGCAAAAGGAGTAAAACCAAAAGCTATCTTAGGGATTAATCCTGGTTCGGAACAAGTGAAATTCACAGCAGAAAGAGATGGTTTCTTAGATTCATTCAGAAAATTTGAAAACGCAAGAATCTTTACCAATGCTTGTGGACCATGTATTGGGCAATGGGACAGAGAAGGGGCTGAAAAAGGAGAAAAAAACTCTATTATTCACTCCTTCAACAGAAACTTTGCAAAAAGAGCTGACGGTAACCCGAATACCCATGCATTTGTAGCTTCTCCCGAAATGGTAGCTGCTGTGGCCATCTCAGGTAGATTAGATTTTAATCCAATTACAGATACTTTAACTAACGAAGCCGGTGAGCAGATAAAACTGGATGAACCTAAAGGTTTTGAACTTCCATCAAAAGGTTTTGCAGTAGATGATAACGGCTATCAGGCACCATCTGCGGACGGAGCAAGTGTTGTTGTTAATGTAAGCCCTACTTCAGACAGACTTCAGTTGCTAGAAGAGTTTCCAGCTTGGGACGGTAAAAACATCGAAGGAGCTAAGGTATTGATCAAAGCTTTTGGAAAATGTACGACTGACCACATCTCAATGGCCGGACCATGGTTGAAATACAGAGGTCACTTGGATAATATTTCAAATAACATGTTGATTGGAGCTGTAAATGCTTATAACATGGAAACAAACCACGTTAAAAATGAATTAACGGGTGAATATGGTGAAGTTCCGGCTGTACAAAGAGCATACAAGGCTGCAGGAGTTCCAACCATCGTTGTGGGAGACCAAAACTATGGTGAAGGTTCTTCAAGAGAACATGCTGCAATGGAGCCAAGACACCTTGGTGTAAAAGCTGTATTGGTAAAATCATTCGCAAGAATCCATGAAACCAACCTTAAGAAACAAGGGATGCTTGGAATTACTTTCGCTAATGAGGCTGACTATGACAAGATTCTGGAAGATGACACCGTAAACTTCTTAGATCTTGATCAGTTTGCTCCAGGAAAACAGTTGACTTTAGAATTCGTTCATGCTGACGGAACTAAGGATATTATCATCGCCAACCATACTTATAACGATCAACAGATTGAATGGTTTAAAGCTGGTTCTGCATTGAACCTGATTAAACAACAAGAAAAATAA
- a CDS encoding 2-hydroxyacid dehydrogenase gives MKILLLDKNHPLITDQLLAKNFVLEEDFTSSYDEVCQKIKNYDGIIIRSRIPLDKNFLEQGKNLKFIARVGAGMENIDIPAAEAVGIQLINSPEGNRDSVAEHVVGMLLVLMNRLFIASQEVKNGIWKREENRGDELLGKTVGLIGYGNMGKATAKRLSGFGCKVIFHDIIPGLSDEYASQVTLEELKQSAEVLSLHIPLTSETHYLVDETFISEMKNDFYFVNTARGKNLKTKSLVEALKSGKVKGACLDVLEYEKSSFENLEIENEDLKYLLESEKAIVTPHIAGWTHQSKEKLAQFIVDKIIASYC, from the coding sequence ATGAAAATTCTACTTTTAGATAAAAATCACCCTCTTATTACTGATCAGCTTCTAGCTAAAAACTTTGTATTGGAAGAAGACTTTACGTCCTCTTATGATGAGGTTTGTCAGAAAATTAAAAACTATGACGGGATTATCATCAGAAGCAGGATTCCCTTGGATAAAAACTTTCTTGAACAAGGAAAGAATCTGAAGTTTATTGCAAGAGTAGGGGCAGGAATGGAAAATATTGACATTCCGGCAGCAGAAGCAGTGGGTATTCAGCTAATCAATTCTCCGGAGGGAAATAGGGATTCGGTAGCAGAACATGTTGTAGGAATGCTGTTGGTATTGATGAATAGGCTTTTCATTGCTTCACAGGAAGTGAAAAACGGGATCTGGAAACGTGAGGAAAACAGAGGAGATGAATTATTGGGGAAGACTGTTGGGCTAATAGGATATGGAAATATGGGGAAAGCTACTGCTAAAAGGCTTTCAGGGTTTGGCTGTAAAGTGATATTCCATGATATTATTCCGGGACTTTCCGATGAATATGCTTCACAGGTTACATTGGAAGAACTGAAACAGTCTGCAGAAGTTCTGAGTTTGCATATTCCCCTGACTTCAGAAACTCATTATCTTGTGGATGAAACATTCATTTCCGAAATGAAAAATGACTTCTATTTTGTTAATACGGCAAGAGGTAAAAACTTAAAAACTAAAAGTTTAGTAGAAGCGCTGAAGTCCGGAAAAGTAAAAGGGGCCTGTTTAGATGTTCTGGAGTATGAAAAATCCTCTTTTGAAAATCTGGAAATAGAAAATGAGGATTTAAAATATCTCCTGGAATCCGAAAAAGCTATCGTAACGCCGCATATTGCAGGGTGGACGCATCAAAGCAAGGAAAAATTGGCACAGTTTATTGTAGATAAGATTATTGCTTCATATTGCTAG
- a CDS encoding bifunctional aconitate hydratase 2/2-methylisocitrate dehydratase, giving the protein MNIYKDYIKEIEERKDQGLHPKPIDGAELLSEIIAQIKDSGNADRADSLKFFIYNTLPGTTSAAGVKAKFLKEIILGESVVEEISPAYAFELLSHMKGGPSIEVLLDLALGNDEAIAHEAAKVLKTQVFLYEADTNRLKEAFNSGNAIAKEILESYAQAEFFTKLPEVAEEIKVVTFIAGEGDISTDLLSPGNQAHSRSDRELHGKCMITPQAQEEIKALQAKHPDASVMLIAEKGTMGVGSSRMSGVNNVALWTGKQASPYVPFVNIAPIVGGTNGISPIFLTTVDVTGGIGIDLKNWVKKLDADGNPVRNENGDIVLEEAYSVATGTVLTINTKEKKLYNGDKELIDLTRSFTPQKMEFIKAGGSYAIVFGKKLQTFAAQLLGVEAPVVFAPSKEISHEGQGLTAVEKIFNRNAVGTTPGKVLHAGSDVRVQVNIVGSQDTTGLMTSQELESMAATVISPIVDGAYQSGCHTASVWDKKAQANIPKLMRFMNDFGLITARDPKGEYHSMTDVIHKVLNDITVDEWAIIIGGDSHTRMSKGVAFGADSGTVALALATGEASMPIPESVKVTFKGEMKPHMDFRDVVHATQAQMLKQFGGENVFQGRIIEVHIGTLPADQAFTFTDWTAEMKAKASINISEDNTLIESLEIAKGRIQIMIDKGMDNHNKVLQGLIDKANKRIEEIRSGEKPALTPDANAKYYAEVVVDLDVIVEPMIADPDVNNDDVSKRYTHDTIRDLSYYGGEKKVDLGFVGSCMVHKGDLKIVSQMLRNLEKQQGKVEFSAPLVVAAPTYNIIDELKAEGDWELLAKYSGFEFNDNAPKGEARTEYENVMYLERPGCNLCMGNQEKAAKGDTVLATSTRLFQGRVVEDSERKKGESLLASTPVVVLSAIIGRIPNIDEYKAAVEGIDLTKFAPPIKELVQVGH; this is encoded by the coding sequence ATGAATATTTATAAGGATTACATCAAAGAGATTGAAGAAAGAAAAGACCAGGGGCTTCATCCAAAGCCAATTGATGGTGCTGAATTACTAAGCGAAATCATCGCACAAATTAAAGATTCAGGAAATGCAGATCGAGCAGACTCTCTTAAATTTTTCATTTACAACACCTTACCGGGAACAACAAGTGCAGCGGGGGTTAAAGCCAAATTTTTAAAAGAGATCATTCTAGGTGAATCCGTAGTAGAAGAAATATCGCCGGCTTATGCATTCGAGTTATTATCTCACATGAAGGGAGGTCCGTCAATTGAAGTATTGCTAGATCTTGCTTTAGGTAATGATGAAGCTATTGCTCATGAAGCAGCGAAAGTTCTTAAAACCCAGGTTTTCCTTTACGAAGCGGATACCAACCGTTTAAAGGAGGCATTCAATAGCGGTAATGCTATCGCAAAAGAAATCCTTGAAAGCTATGCACAGGCTGAATTCTTCACGAAACTTCCAGAAGTGGCGGAAGAAATCAAAGTAGTAACATTTATCGCTGGTGAGGGTGACATTTCAACAGACTTACTGTCTCCGGGTAACCAGGCTCACTCAAGATCAGACCGTGAACTTCATGGTAAATGCATGATCACACCTCAGGCACAGGAAGAAATTAAAGCATTACAGGCAAAACATCCTGATGCAAGCGTTATGCTTATTGCTGAAAAAGGGACAATGGGGGTAGGGTCATCAAGAATGTCAGGAGTAAACAACGTAGCTCTATGGACTGGTAAGCAGGCAAGCCCATATGTACCTTTCGTAAACATTGCTCCAATTGTAGGAGGAACAAACGGTATCTCTCCGATTTTCCTTACCACTGTTGACGTTACCGGAGGTATTGGTATCGACCTTAAAAACTGGGTGAAAAAATTAGATGCAGATGGAAACCCTGTGCGTAACGAAAATGGTGACATTGTTCTGGAAGAAGCTTATTCAGTAGCAACAGGAACTGTTTTAACCATCAATACAAAAGAAAAGAAATTATATAACGGAGATAAAGAATTAATTGATCTTACAAGATCTTTCACTCCGCAAAAAATGGAATTCATCAAAGCCGGAGGATCATATGCCATCGTATTTGGTAAAAAACTACAAACATTTGCAGCTCAGCTTTTAGGAGTTGAAGCTCCAGTAGTTTTTGCTCCATCAAAAGAAATTTCCCATGAGGGACAAGGTCTTACAGCAGTTGAAAAAATCTTCAACAGAAATGCAGTAGGAACTACACCAGGAAAAGTATTACATGCAGGTTCAGATGTACGTGTACAGGTAAATATTGTAGGTTCACAGGATACTACAGGTCTTATGACATCTCAGGAACTTGAGTCAATGGCTGCTACTGTAATCTCTCCAATTGTAGATGGTGCTTACCAATCAGGATGTCACACGGCTTCTGTTTGGGATAAAAAGGCTCAGGCTAACATTCCTAAGCTAATGAGATTCATGAACGATTTCGGTTTGATCACAGCTCGTGACCCGAAAGGTGAATACCACTCTATGACAGACGTTATTCATAAGGTTCTTAATGACATCACTGTAGACGAATGGGCGATCATCATTGGTGGTGACTCTCACACAAGAATGTCTAAAGGAGTTGCTTTCGGAGCTGACTCAGGAACTGTTGCTCTTGCATTAGCTACTGGTGAAGCGTCTATGCCAATTCCTGAATCTGTAAAGGTAACTTTCAAAGGAGAAATGAAGCCTCACATGGATTTCCGTGATGTAGTTCATGCAACTCAGGCTCAGATGTTGAAACAATTTGGAGGTGAAAACGTATTCCAGGGTAGAATCATTGAGGTTCACATCGGAACACTTCCTGCTGACCAGGCATTTACATTCACTGACTGGACTGCAGAAATGAAGGCCAAAGCTTCCATCAACATTTCTGAAGATAATACCCTAATCGAATCATTGGAAATTGCTAAAGGCAGAATCCAGATTATGATCGACAAAGGAATGGATAACCACAACAAAGTTCTTCAAGGACTAATTGACAAAGCGAATAAGAGAATTGAGGAAATCAGGTCAGGTGAAAAACCAGCTCTTACTCCTGATGCAAATGCTAAATATTACGCTGAAGTTGTTGTTGATCTTGATGTAATCGTAGAGCCTATGATTGCTGACCCGGATGTAAACAATGATGATGTTTCTAAGAGATATACTCACGATACCATCAGAGATCTTTCTTATTATGGAGGCGAGAAAAAAGTAGATCTTGGTTTCGTTGGATCATGTATGGTTCACAAAGGAGACCTTAAGATCGTTTCTCAGATGTTGAGAAACCTTGAAAAACAACAAGGAAAAGTAGAGTTTAGTGCTCCTCTTGTGGTTGCAGCTCCTACTTACAACATCATTGACGAATTAAAAGCTGAGGGTGACTGGGAATTACTGGCAAAATATTCAGGTTTTGAATTTAATGACAATGCTCCAAAAGGTGAAGCTCGTACAGAATACGAAAACGTAATGTACCTTGAGCGTCCCGGATGTAACCTTTGTATGGGTAACCAGGAAAAAGCAGCTAAGGGAGATACAGTATTGGCTACTTCTACCCGTTTATTCCAGGGAAGAGTTGTAGAAGACTCTGAACGTAAAAAAGGAGAATCTTTATTAGCATCTACGCCGGTTGTTGTTCTTTCAGCGATTATTGGACGTATTCCTAATATTGATGAATATAAAGCAGCAGTGGAAGGTATTGACCTTACCAAGTTCGCTCCTCCAATTAAGGAGTTGGTTCAGGTAGGTCATTAA
- a CDS encoding serine hydrolase domain-containing protein: MKTRNFVLIVTVFLSIFSCKNKSEAKETSAENTTNLPNYGNVDLSTVFTKADGQLSDKQSLTGYIDQYYKKIWDGGDLSGGILVAKGDEILYENYRGFGREGNQMPIDKNTPLHVASVSKTLTAMAMMKLVEAGKIKLSDHLSQFFPGFPYPNVTVQTLLDQRSGLPKYEYFITKIQPAPAELSKTFITNQDVLNMIIKYKPDLARDTDTGFMYCNTNFALLALLIEKVTKTPFPQAMKEMVFTPLKMTNSYIFQEKDIPTASQSFYYGGNKLYPLDRLDLIYGDKNVYTTPRDLYNFSKAMFSKDFLKPELMQMVFTPYSNEKAGMNNYGLGFRMKIFDNGEKLTYHNGWWHGTNSVFAHLLNSKVTIVAIGNKYSNKVYTALALSGLFENFPLQKEKLQTIMNDSKDTLNSGHEVFGE, from the coding sequence ATGAAGACGCGTAATTTTGTACTCATTGTAACTGTATTTTTATCAATTTTTTCCTGTAAAAATAAGTCTGAAGCCAAAGAGACTTCTGCTGAAAACACCACCAATCTTCCCAATTATGGGAATGTAGATCTGAGTACTGTGTTTACCAAGGCAGACGGACAACTTTCGGATAAACAATCATTAACAGGATATATAGACCAATACTATAAAAAAATATGGGATGGGGGTGATTTGAGCGGTGGAATATTGGTGGCCAAAGGTGACGAGATCTTGTATGAAAACTACAGAGGTTTTGGTAGGGAGGGAAATCAAATGCCGATTGACAAAAATACACCACTACACGTAGCTTCAGTTTCGAAGACGTTAACGGCAATGGCGATGATGAAGCTGGTAGAGGCCGGGAAAATAAAACTTTCAGATCATCTTTCACAATTCTTCCCTGGATTTCCTTATCCTAATGTTACCGTTCAGACCTTATTGGACCAGAGAAGTGGTCTCCCAAAATACGAATACTTTATTACCAAGATACAGCCTGCTCCGGCAGAACTTTCCAAGACATTCATTACCAATCAGGATGTATTGAATATGATTATTAAATACAAACCTGATCTGGCCAGAGATACAGATACAGGATTTATGTATTGTAATACCAATTTTGCTTTACTGGCCCTGTTGATTGAAAAAGTAACAAAAACTCCTTTCCCGCAAGCCATGAAAGAGATGGTGTTTACCCCCTTGAAAATGACCAATTCTTATATTTTTCAGGAGAAAGACATTCCTACGGCTTCACAGTCATTTTATTATGGCGGAAACAAACTTTACCCTTTAGACAGACTGGATCTTATTTATGGAGATAAGAATGTCTACACTACTCCAAGAGATTTATACAACTTCTCAAAAGCGATGTTTTCAAAGGATTTCCTGAAGCCTGAGCTGATGCAGATGGTATTCACTCCATACAGCAATGAAAAGGCTGGAATGAATAACTATGGGCTCGGTTTTAGAATGAAAATATTTGATAATGGTGAAAAACTGACCTATCACAACGGGTGGTGGCACGGAACCAATTCCGTATTTGCCCACCTTTTAAATTCTAAGGTTACCATTGTAGCTATCGGAAACAAGTATTCCAATAAAGTATATACTGCCCTTGCGTTATCCGGATTGTTTGAAAATTTCCCTTTACAGAAAGAGAAGCTTCAGACCATAATGAACGACAGTAAGGATACTTTAAATAGCGGACACGAAGTTTTTGGAGAATAA
- a CDS encoding TonB-dependent receptor: MKGLFFLGLSIGSVAFIQAQNKDSLKIREIEAVNFTKRLPVAKEIINVQKDLDGKNLGQDLPILLKNHTSIISTSDAGNGVGYTGFRIRGVSGSAINVMMNGVPYNDSESQGTFFVNVPDLTSSASQIVIQRGVGTSNNGVSAFGASINVISREPEEKFYFKTDDSYGSFNTYKYSAEMGSGKFWKNRLSVMGRYTRIHSDGYIDRASSDLHSYNFTALFEEGNTKLRVMAFGGKEKTYQAWNGITREVWETTPKFNNSGALKDTNGNVTGFYDNETDNYRQNHYQLLWEQKFDDRWNLETTVHYTKGQGYYENYKQRSSFSKYNLPDIIEGGQTIKKSDFIRKKWLNNDFYGVVSTLYGKFENLDLNFGAVANQYYGRHYGNVTGVFYPQIDESEYYRNRSVKNEVSGFAKALFRMENFEFFGDLQLRSINYNTKILMAGDGEGADLDKNWLFFNPKAGVNYKINGGKIFLSYAHAHREPNRDDLMANNDVKPEKLHDFEAGLEKQFGFLSLTANVYYMYYVNQLVLNGQLNNVGAFIRTNSGKSYRRGVEIGALAKLSKQWEVSGNLTVSQNRNQDFNIEVGNAPASLGNTQISFSPNMIANLGVKFNPNKNFQFALTNQYVGKQYLDNTEDKNLELKDYFLTDFNAQYQFTIGNNDIALKLLVNNLFNKKYVNNGSINDVGNPLYFAQAGTNFMFGISWKIQ; encoded by the coding sequence ATGAAAGGATTGTTTTTTTTAGGGCTTAGTATAGGCTCTGTGGCCTTTATCCAGGCTCAAAATAAGGATTCTCTGAAAATCAGGGAAATAGAAGCGGTTAACTTTACGAAGCGACTTCCTGTTGCTAAGGAAATCATCAATGTTCAGAAAGATTTAGACGGTAAAAACCTGGGGCAGGACCTTCCTATCCTTTTAAAAAATCATACTTCAATCATTTCTACTTCAGATGCCGGAAACGGAGTAGGGTACACTGGTTTTAGAATTCGTGGAGTATCAGGATCAGCGATTAACGTCATGATGAACGGTGTTCCTTACAATGACTCGGAAAGTCAGGGGACGTTTTTTGTAAATGTTCCGGACTTAACAAGCTCTGCATCGCAAATTGTTATTCAAAGAGGGGTGGGGACTTCCAATAATGGAGTTTCTGCTTTTGGAGCAAGTATCAATGTGATTTCCAGAGAGCCGGAAGAGAAATTCTACTTTAAGACCGATGATAGCTACGGTTCATTCAATACCTATAAATATTCAGCGGAAATGGGATCCGGAAAGTTTTGGAAAAATCGTCTTTCCGTAATGGGAAGATATACCCGTATTCATTCCGATGGATATATAGACAGGGCTTCATCTGATCTGCATTCTTACAATTTTACCGCTTTATTTGAAGAGGGAAATACCAAACTGCGTGTAATGGCTTTTGGCGGAAAGGAAAAAACCTATCAGGCCTGGAACGGGATCACCAGAGAAGTATGGGAAACAACCCCCAAATTCAACAATTCCGGAGCCCTTAAAGATACCAATGGAAATGTTACAGGTTTCTATGATAACGAAACAGATAACTACAGACAAAACCATTATCAGTTGCTTTGGGAACAAAAATTTGATGACCGTTGGAACTTAGAAACTACTGTTCATTATACCAAAGGACAAGGATATTACGAAAATTACAAGCAGAGAAGTTCTTTCTCAAAATATAATCTTCCTGATATTATTGAGGGTGGACAAACAATTAAAAAGTCAGATTTTATCAGAAAAAAATGGCTGAATAATGATTTTTATGGAGTTGTTTCAACACTTTACGGTAAGTTTGAAAATCTTGATTTAAACTTTGGAGCAGTTGCCAATCAGTATTATGGAAGGCATTACGGAAACGTTACCGGAGTATTTTATCCACAAATTGACGAAAGCGAATATTACAGAAACCGCTCTGTGAAGAATGAAGTTTCAGGTTTTGCTAAGGCTTTATTCAGAATGGAAAATTTTGAATTCTTTGGAGATCTACAGCTTAGAAGTATCAACTATAATACTAAGATCTTAATGGCAGGAGACGGAGAAGGAGCAGATCTGGATAAAAACTGGCTGTTCTTTAATCCAAAAGCGGGGGTAAATTATAAAATCAATGGTGGAAAGATCTTCTTATCTTATGCTCATGCCCATAGAGAGCCTAATAGAGATGATCTTATGGCAAATAATGATGTGAAGCCCGAAAAACTTCATGATTTTGAAGCCGGTCTTGAAAAACAATTTGGATTTCTATCCTTAACAGCGAATGTATATTATATGTACTATGTGAATCAATTGGTTTTGAATGGGCAACTTAATAATGTTGGGGCATTCATCAGAACCAATTCAGGAAAGAGCTACAGAAGAGGAGTTGAAATAGGGGCATTGGCAAAACTATCAAAACAATGGGAAGTTTCAGGGAATCTTACGGTAAGCCAGAACCGAAATCAGGATTTTAATATCGAAGTTGGGAATGCACCTGCAAGCCTTGGAAATACTCAGATTTCATTTTCACCTAATATGATTGCTAATTTGGGGGTGAAATTTAATCCAAACAAAAATTTCCAGTTTGCATTAACGAACCAATATGTAGGAAAACAATATCTGGATAATACAGAAGATAAAAACTTAGAGCTTAAAGACTATTTCCTTACAGACTTTAATGCACAGTACCAGTTTACCATTGGGAATAATGATATTGCATTAAAATTATTAGTGAATAACCTGTTCAATAAAAAATATGTGAATAATGGTTCTATTAATGATGTAGGGAATCCATTATACTTTGCACAGGCAGGAACTAACTTTATGTTCGGGATAAGCTGGAAAATCCAGTAA
- a CDS encoding acyl-CoA thioesterase: MAKIKTASESLTIMTNIVLPNETNSLRNLFGGELLAKMDRCASISAARHCERRVVTASVNHVSFNHPIPEGGVVVLESKVSRAFSTSMEVYVDVWSDDPINQKKIHTNSGIYTFVAVDEFNRPIPIPDMVPETDEEKERFAAAFRRKELSLILSGRMKPLESVELKKLFQEPQEPETSKKDKK, translated from the coding sequence ATGGCAAAAATAAAAACAGCGTCAGAATCCCTGACCATTATGACCAATATCGTTCTTCCGAACGAAACCAACTCTTTAAGAAACCTTTTTGGTGGTGAGCTTTTAGCAAAAATGGACCGATGTGCGTCTATTTCTGCAGCAAGACACTGTGAAAGAAGAGTAGTAACAGCATCTGTAAACCACGTATCATTCAATCATCCAATTCCGGAAGGTGGAGTAGTGGTCCTGGAATCTAAGGTTTCCAGAGCATTTTCTACTTCTATGGAAGTATATGTAGATGTATGGTCAGATGATCCTATCAATCAGAAAAAAATTCATACCAATTCCGGGATTTATACCTTCGTTGCGGTAGATGAATTTAACCGTCCTATTCCAATTCCGGATATGGTTCCGGAAACAGACGAGGAAAAAGAAAGATTCGCTGCAGCATTTCGTAGAAAAGAACTTTCACTTATCCTATCCGGAAGAATGAAGCCTTTGGAGTCTGTAGAGCTTAAGAAATTGTTTCAGGAGCCACAAGAACCGGAAACTTCTAAAAAAGATAAAAAATAA